A part of Thermococcus sp. SY098 genomic DNA contains:
- the asnB gene encoding asparagine synthase (glutamine-hydrolyzing) yields the protein MCLIAGGVGKNLKGKIISMILAGKHRGKDSFGVWTDEGVLKSRDFSKVYEIPNGNIALLQCRLAMTGSKEFTQPFYNEFVLVHNGEIYNHVQIREYLENTGISFESNVDSEVILRLLEFLIHEKKMPYIEAIQKSMRMLNGDYAVAFSNGREIYLFRDPIGIRPLYYSQNGFFASEKKVLWSINEKAIPVNPGEVVKISKGKVERFKVFDVLELKGSVFSYETAKKSIIKSLEYSVKMRVGKKTGVLFSGGLDSSLLALLSSKYSNVTLYAAGAEGSQDLEWARKVSDMLGLGLKEYVFDISDVEEVIPKVVFAIEEPNPMNLAIGIPLYFATKLAKEDNCKLLLSGQGADELFGGYFKYLENPGLMEKDLIELGEKNLARDDKIAMLNSVEGRFPFLDLNVVRTALRTPTEFKIKNGIRKAILREVAFELGLPKEVAYREKKACQYGTNSQKILQKIAKNRGMKTREFVHKVFNEVFKH from the coding sequence ATGTGCCTAATAGCGGGAGGAGTGGGAAAAAACCTCAAGGGAAAGATCATCAGCATGATCTTAGCTGGCAAACATAGGGGAAAGGACTCTTTTGGTGTGTGGACTGATGAGGGAGTTTTAAAAAGTCGAGATTTCTCCAAAGTTTATGAAATCCCGAACGGTAATATAGCACTTCTCCAGTGCAGATTAGCAATGACAGGCTCAAAAGAATTCACTCAACCGTTTTACAACGAGTTTGTTCTTGTCCATAATGGAGAGATTTACAATCACGTCCAAATCAGGGAATATCTGGAAAACACAGGAATTTCATTTGAAAGCAACGTTGACAGTGAAGTCATTTTGAGACTTTTAGAATTTTTAATTCATGAAAAAAAGATGCCTTACATTGAGGCAATACAGAAAAGTATGAGAATGTTGAACGGTGATTACGCTGTTGCCTTTTCTAATGGAAGAGAAATTTACCTCTTCAGGGATCCGATTGGAATCAGACCCCTATACTATTCACAAAATGGATTCTTTGCTTCTGAAAAGAAAGTTTTGTGGAGTATTAATGAGAAAGCCATCCCAGTGAACCCTGGTGAAGTTGTTAAAATTTCAAAAGGGAAGGTTGAGAGATTTAAGGTCTTTGATGTCCTTGAGCTTAAAGGCTCTGTCTTCTCTTATGAAACAGCAAAGAAATCTATAATTAAAAGTCTGGAATACTCTGTAAAAATGAGAGTTGGAAAAAAGACTGGTGTGTTGTTTTCTGGAGGATTGGACAGCTCGCTCTTAGCTTTGCTTTCATCAAAGTATTCTAATGTTACCCTTTATGCTGCGGGGGCAGAGGGGAGTCAAGACTTAGAGTGGGCACGCAAAGTGAGTGATATGCTGGGATTGGGGCTGAAGGAATATGTTTTTGACATTAGTGACGTTGAAGAAGTCATTCCAAAGGTGGTCTTTGCTATTGAAGAACCTAACCCCATGAATTTAGCAATAGGAATTCCTCTCTATTTTGCAACAAAACTCGCAAAAGAGGACAACTGCAAACTCCTGCTTAGTGGACAGGGGGCTGATGAGCTCTTCGGGGGGTACTTTAAGTATCTGGAAAATCCAGGGCTCATGGAAAAGGATCTGATTGAACTTGGAGAAAAAAACTTAGCAAGGGATGACAAAATAGCAATGCTTAATAGTGTAGAAGGGAGGTTTCCATTTCTGGATCTAAATGTTGTCAGAACAGCGTTGAGAACCCCCACGGAATTCAAAATAAAGAACGGAATTAGGAAAGCAATTTTAAGAGAAGTGGCATTTGAACTGGGGCTGCCAAAAGAAGTTGCATACAGAGAAAAGAAAGCCTGTCAATATGGAACAAATTCGCAGAAAATACTACAGAAAATTGCAAAAAATAGGGGGATGAAGACCAGAGAATTCGTACACAAAGTATTCAATGAAGTATTTAAACACTGA
- a CDS encoding adenylosuccinate synthetase has translation MPSVIVVGGQWGDEGKGSVIAYLALHDKPEVIARGGVGTNAGHSVFIHGKKYAVRQLPTGFMNREARLLVGAGVLVDPEVFFHELEHLKEFDVAKRVGIDYRCAIIEPHHKEMDRKNGYLHGKIGTTGSGCGPANADRALRKARQAKDIKELEPYLTDVAREVNDALDEGKLVLVEGTQGFGLSLYFGTYPYVTSKDTSASAIASDVGIGPTRVDDVIVVFKSFPTRVGAGPFPTEMPMEEAEKMGLVEYGTVTGRRRRVGWFDFEFARYSAKINGATMLAITMLDKYDKEAFGVTDYDKLPMRAKEFIEEIEDKVGVPVGLIKTGPELEHIIDLRENI, from the coding sequence ATGCCAAGTGTTATTGTTGTTGGTGGACAATGGGGAGATGAGGGAAAAGGTTCTGTAATTGCCTATCTCGCTCTGCATGACAAACCAGAAGTCATTGCACGCGGAGGCGTGGGAACAAACGCAGGACACAGCGTTTTTATACACGGGAAAAAATACGCAGTTAGACAGCTGCCCACGGGTTTTATGAACAGGGAAGCAAGGCTTTTGGTTGGAGCTGGAGTTTTGGTTGACCCAGAGGTTTTCTTCCATGAGCTTGAGCATCTCAAAGAGTTTGATGTTGCCAAGAGGGTAGGTATAGATTACAGGTGTGCAATAATTGAGCCACACCACAAGGAGATGGATAGGAAAAACGGTTATTTGCATGGAAAGATAGGCACAACAGGAAGTGGCTGTGGTCCGGCAAATGCTGACAGAGCTTTGAGGAAGGCAAGACAAGCTAAAGACATCAAAGAGCTTGAGCCCTACCTTACTGATGTTGCACGGGAAGTTAATGATGCCTTGGATGAAGGAAAGCTTGTTCTGGTTGAAGGCACACAGGGCTTTGGACTGAGCTTGTATTTTGGCACATATCCTTATGTAACCTCAAAAGACACTTCAGCATCAGCAATAGCAAGCGACGTTGGAATTGGACCGACGAGGGTTGATGATGTCATAGTTGTTTTTAAGAGCTTTCCAACGAGGGTGGGAGCTGGGCCGTTTCCAACAGAAATGCCAATGGAAGAGGCAGAGAAAATGGGGTTGGTTGAATATGGCACAGTGACTGGAAGAAGGAGGAGAGTTGGCTGGTTTGACTTCGAATTTGCAAGATACTCTGCAAAGATTAACGGCGCTACGATGCTTGCAATAACGATGCTTGACAAATATGATAAAGAAGCCTTTGGCGTAACAGATTATGATAAGCTGCCCATGAGGGCTAAGGAGTTCATAGAGGAGATTGAAGACAAAGTTGGAGTTCCAGTTGGCTTGATAAAGACCGGTCCAGAGCTTGAGCATATAATTGACCTGAGGGAGAACATCTAA
- a CDS encoding glycosyltransferase family 4 protein translates to MRILMVGHYPPHTGGIARHLDNLVRELRKRHEVHVLTYGPIIPRKFESGFVHQVKPPSIFGIRGVSFTFLASKKIKELHKKYRFDIIHAHYIGTTTYAAILAKKHVKVPIVITAHGSDLDFMSRLPLGTYYVKKSLSEADRVIAVSHYLAKKALSLGAKKVYVVPNGVGKLQYGKKKRTFTTFIGALRHYKSPETVIKLAEVFPDEQFLIVGDGPLKKVLEEKAPSNVKFLGYRRDIENILSKTKILILPSKREGFGLVIVEANASEVPVIGRKVGGIPELIREGKNGVTFEKFEELIGKFQGMLTPKKQRKMGSFGKKISEKYTWKTIARQIEEIYKSTLHFP, encoded by the coding sequence ATGAGGATTCTCATGGTTGGGCATTACCCTCCACACACGGGTGGAATTGCCAGACACCTTGATAATTTAGTTAGAGAACTTAGAAAGAGGCACGAGGTACACGTTCTTACATATGGCCCCATAATCCCCAGAAAATTTGAATCAGGATTTGTCCATCAGGTTAAACCTCCGAGTATTTTTGGAATCAGGGGTGTAAGCTTTACGTTTTTAGCCTCTAAAAAAATTAAGGAGCTTCACAAAAAATACAGATTTGATATCATACATGCCCACTATATAGGAACAACAACATATGCTGCAATATTAGCCAAGAAACATGTTAAAGTCCCAATAGTTATTACAGCACACGGCAGTGATCTTGATTTCATGTCCAGACTGCCTTTAGGCACATATTATGTGAAAAAAAGCCTGAGTGAAGCAGATAGAGTTATAGCTGTTAGTCATTATTTAGCTAAAAAGGCACTCTCTCTTGGTGCAAAAAAGGTTTATGTTGTTCCAAACGGAGTCGGGAAACTTCAATACGGCAAGAAGAAGAGGACGTTCACAACATTTATTGGAGCACTGAGGCACTATAAAAGTCCAGAAACAGTGATTAAACTTGCTGAAGTTTTCCCGGATGAGCAGTTCTTAATTGTCGGAGATGGTCCTCTTAAAAAGGTTTTAGAAGAAAAAGCTCCTTCTAATGTCAAATTTTTGGGCTATAGAAGGGATATAGAAAATATTCTTTCGAAAACTAAAATCTTAATCTTGCCCTCCAAACGAGAAGGTTTTGGACTGGTAATAGTTGAAGCAAACGCCTCAGAAGTTCCAGTAATTGGAAGAAAGGTAGGGGGCATTCCAGAGCTAATCCGAGAGGGCAAAAATGGGGTCACATTTGAAAAATTTGAAGAGTTGATTGGAAAGTTTCAAGGAATGCTGACTCCAAAAAAACAGCGTAAAATGGGAAGTTTTGGAAAAAAGATTTCTGAAAAGTATACGTGGAAAACCATTGCAAGACAAATTGAAGAAATTTACAAATCTACACTACACTTTCCTTGA
- a CDS encoding adenosylhomocysteinase: MDCTKDYCVKDINLAPEGEKKIDWVSRFMPVLQSIRKDFEKEKPFKGIRIAACLHLEMKTAFLLLTLKAGGAEVSATASNPLSTQDDVVAALARAGVKVYAWKGENTEAYYENMHKALDIKPNILIDDGADMISVVHRERQELIDDIWGASEETTTGVIRLRAMEKDGVLKFPIIAVNDSYTKYLFDNRYGTGQSTWDGIIRTTNLLVAGKNVVVVGYGWCGRGIAIRARGLGATVIVVEVDPIRALEARMDGFLVMPMREAAKIGDIFITATGDINCIRKEHFEVMKDGVILANAGHFDVEISKPDLESLAVEISKPRPNITEYKLKDGRRLYLLAEGRLVNLAAADGHPAEIMDMSFALQAMAAKYIRDNHEKLENKVYVLPREIDEMVARIKLKAMGIEIEQLTEEQMKYLESWEHGT, translated from the coding sequence ATGGACTGCACGAAGGATTATTGCGTTAAGGATATTAACTTGGCTCCAGAAGGAGAGAAGAAAATTGATTGGGTTTCTCGCTTTATGCCTGTCCTCCAGAGCATAAGAAAGGATTTCGAGAAAGAAAAACCGTTTAAAGGTATCAGGATCGCTGCCTGCCTGCATTTGGAAATGAAGACTGCTTTTCTCCTTCTCACGCTGAAAGCTGGAGGGGCAGAGGTCTCAGCAACTGCAAGCAATCCTCTAAGTACCCAAGATGATGTTGTTGCGGCTTTAGCAAGAGCAGGAGTGAAAGTGTACGCATGGAAAGGGGAGAACACGGAGGCGTATTACGAGAACATGCACAAAGCCCTTGACATAAAGCCCAACATTCTCATAGATGACGGAGCGGACATGATCAGCGTTGTTCACAGAGAGAGGCAAGAACTCATTGACGATATTTGGGGAGCCAGCGAGGAAACGACAACTGGAGTTATCCGCTTAAGGGCGATGGAAAAAGATGGAGTGCTTAAATTCCCAATCATAGCTGTCAATGATTCATATACAAAGTATTTATTCGACAATCGCTATGGGACTGGTCAGTCCACATGGGACGGCATAATAAGAACTACCAACCTTCTTGTGGCGGGCAAAAACGTCGTTGTCGTCGGTTATGGCTGGTGCGGAAGGGGAATAGCAATAAGAGCAAGAGGATTAGGTGCTACAGTTATAGTGGTTGAAGTTGATCCAATTAGGGCATTGGAAGCAAGGATGGATGGCTTTTTAGTCATGCCGATGAGAGAGGCAGCTAAGATTGGAGATATATTCATAACGGCAACCGGTGACATAAACTGCATCCGCAAGGAGCATTTTGAAGTTATGAAGGACGGAGTAATCTTAGCCAACGCCGGGCATTTTGATGTTGAGATTTCAAAGCCGGATTTAGAGTCCTTAGCTGTTGAGATCAGCAAACCAAGGCCCAACATAACTGAATATAAGCTCAAAGATGGGAGAAGACTGTATTTGCTTGCAGAAGGGAGGCTTGTTAATTTAGCGGCAGCAGATGGACATCCAGCTGAGATAATGGACATGAGCTTTGCCCTGCAAGCTATGGCGGCTAAATATATCAGGGATAATCATGAGAAGCTTGAGAACAAGGTCTACGTTCTGCCGAGAGAAATTGATGAGATGGTGGCGAGGATTAAGCTCAAAGCCATGGGAATTGAGATTGAACAGCTCACGGAGGAGCAGATGAAATACTTGGAAAGCTGGGAGCATGGAACGTGA
- a CDS encoding lysophospholipase: MIYRAKFGTPERGWVVLVHGLGEHSGRYEKLINMLVDEGFAVYTFDWPGHGKSGGKRGHATVGQAMRTIDEIIEEIGEKPFLFGHSLGGLTVIRYAQTRPDRIRGVIASSPALAKSPKTPSFMILLAKVLGSIVPTLTLSNGIDPNLLSRNKEAVRKYIEDELVHDKISAALGKSIFENMEKAHKEAGKIKAPILILIGTEDVITPPEGARKLFEKLTVEDKTLKEFKGAYHEIFEDPEWGDEFHKTIIEWLRIHS; this comes from the coding sequence ATGATATACCGGGCTAAATTTGGAACTCCTGAAAGAGGATGGGTTGTTCTTGTTCACGGTCTTGGGGAGCACAGCGGCAGATATGAGAAGCTGATAAACATGCTTGTAGATGAGGGATTTGCCGTCTATACCTTCGACTGGCCCGGACATGGGAAAAGCGGAGGGAAGAGAGGACACGCAACAGTTGGACAGGCTATGAGAACAATTGACGAGATTATCGAGGAAATCGGGGAGAAGCCATTTCTCTTTGGACACAGCTTAGGTGGATTAACGGTCATCAGATATGCACAAACACGACCAGATAGGATTAGAGGAGTCATAGCTTCTTCACCAGCCTTAGCAAAAAGCCCCAAGACCCCGAGCTTTATGATACTCTTAGCAAAGGTACTGGGGAGCATTGTTCCCACTCTAACTTTAAGCAACGGAATTGATCCAAATCTATTGTCTCGAAACAAAGAGGCTGTTAGGAAATATATTGAAGATGAACTCGTGCATGACAAAATTTCAGCAGCTTTGGGAAAGAGTATTTTTGAAAATATGGAAAAAGCACATAAAGAGGCTGGGAAGATCAAAGCCCCCATACTAATCCTAATAGGCACAGAAGACGTCATAACACCACCAGAAGGGGCGAGAAAGCTGTTTGAAAAGTTGACAGTTGAAGATAAAACGCTCAAAGAGTTCAAAGGGGCATATCATGAGATTTTCGAAGATCCGGAATGGGGAGATGAGTTCCATAAGACGATAATTGAATGGCTGAGAATCCACTCTTAA
- a CDS encoding L-threonylcarbamoyladenylate synthase — protein MTIVINMRDGVDNKKIKIAAKFIREGKLVAFPTETVYGLGADALNEKAVRRIFEAKGRPADNPLIVHIARFEQLYELARNVPREAEILAEHFWPGPLTIVLPKKDNVPKTTTGGLDTVAIRMPAHEIALNLIKASGRPIAAPSANISGKPSPTLAEHVVDDFYGKIECIIDGGEVKIGVESTVLDLTTKPPTLLRPGGLPLEEIERTIGRIKIHPAVKGKTVDIAKAPGMKYKHYAPNAQVIVIEGDREKVKEKIKKLLKEYKKRGIKVGIMATGDFYEADAYVNLGNSEEEVAKNLFRALRELDKSGVDVILAEGIEEKGLGLAVMNRLRKAAGYRIVKA, from the coding sequence ATGACAATTGTAATAAATATGAGAGACGGAGTTGATAATAAAAAAATCAAAATTGCCGCAAAGTTCATTAGAGAGGGTAAACTTGTTGCTTTTCCAACTGAGACAGTGTATGGACTTGGAGCCGATGCATTAAACGAGAAAGCAGTTAGGAGAATTTTCGAGGCAAAAGGCAGACCTGCTGACAATCCACTAATTGTGCACATAGCTCGGTTTGAGCAGCTATACGAGTTGGCAAGAAACGTTCCCAGAGAAGCCGAAATTTTGGCAGAGCACTTCTGGCCGGGGCCTTTAACTATAGTGCTGCCGAAAAAAGACAATGTCCCCAAAACTACAACAGGTGGGCTTGATACTGTGGCAATAAGAATGCCCGCTCATGAAATTGCCCTCAACCTAATTAAAGCGAGTGGAAGACCAATAGCAGCACCTTCAGCCAATATAAGTGGTAAACCCAGCCCTACCTTAGCAGAACATGTAGTGGATGACTTTTATGGGAAAATAGAGTGTATAATTGATGGAGGAGAAGTGAAAATTGGAGTTGAGTCTACGGTTTTAGATCTAACGACAAAACCACCTACTCTTCTGAGACCGGGAGGCTTACCCTTAGAGGAGATAGAAAGGACCATTGGAAGAATAAAAATCCATCCGGCTGTAAAAGGTAAAACTGTAGATATTGCAAAAGCTCCGGGAATGAAGTACAAGCATTATGCTCCAAATGCCCAAGTGATTGTAATTGAAGGGGATAGGGAAAAAGTTAAAGAGAAAATCAAGAAGCTTTTGAAAGAGTACAAAAAAAGAGGAATAAAAGTCGGCATTATGGCTACTGGAGATTTTTATGAGGCTGATGCATATGTAAATCTGGGAAATAGTGAAGAGGAAGTAGCGAAAAATCTCTTCAGAGCCCTGAGGGAACTTGATAAATCTGGAGTTGATGTAATCCTTGCAGAAGGAATAGAAGAAAAAGGGCTGGGACTCGCAGTAATGAACCGTCTCAGAAAAGCTGCTGGATACAGAATAGTTAAAGCATAA
- the minD gene encoding cell division ATPase MinD, translated as MGRLISITSGKGGTGKTTTTANLAIALGKHGYKVCAIDADLTMANLSLIMGLDNVNITIHDVLAGEAKIDDAIYTTEYENVHVIPAAVDWEHVIKADPRNLPSIIKPLKSRFDFILIDCPAGLQMDAMSAMLSGEEAVIVTNPEISCITDSMKVGIVLKKAGLAILGFVLNRYGRSENDIPPEAAEEVMEIPLLAVIPEDPAIREATLEGVPVVAYKPKSEGAKAFMELAEKITRIAGYKARVMY; from the coding sequence TTGGGAAGGTTAATCTCAATAACCTCCGGTAAAGGGGGGACAGGAAAAACTACCACAACTGCTAACCTCGCAATTGCCCTTGGGAAGCATGGTTATAAAGTGTGTGCGATCGATGCAGATTTAACGATGGCAAATTTGAGTTTAATTATGGGTTTGGACAACGTTAATATCACAATCCATGATGTACTCGCTGGAGAAGCAAAGATAGATGACGCAATATATACTACCGAGTATGAGAATGTCCATGTTATACCTGCGGCAGTCGACTGGGAGCACGTAATAAAGGCAGACCCAAGAAACCTTCCAAGCATTATTAAACCTCTGAAAAGTAGGTTTGACTTTATTCTAATCGACTGCCCAGCAGGTCTTCAAATGGATGCCATGAGTGCAATGCTCAGTGGGGAGGAAGCTGTAATTGTAACAAATCCAGAAATCTCATGTATAACTGATTCAATGAAAGTTGGGATTGTCCTTAAAAAGGCAGGACTTGCCATTTTAGGGTTTGTATTAAACAGATATGGGAGAAGTGAAAATGATATACCCCCAGAAGCAGCCGAAGAAGTTATGGAGATTCCGCTCTTAGCAGTAATTCCAGAGGATCCGGCAATTAGAGAAGCCACACTGGAAGGAGTCCCAGTTGTGGCATATAAACCTAAATCAGAAGGGGCAAAAGCATTTATGGAGCTTGCAGAGAAGATTACGCGTATAGCAGGCTACAAAGCAAGGGTGATGTATTGA
- a CDS encoding DUF5700 domain-containing putative Zn-dependent protease, with product MLIDTFPTFLKHWDGTEESWLRYIQEYPELFEKIKRDYERYKMDWREYLELLTKRNTDELKLAYENLLKVLPQVERKIKILFDVKDYNIVIYVGLENGAGWVTEFMGKPSILFGLEAIAELKWYDKLEGLIAHEFGHLVHWLLRGEDIEKLEDEQMMWLYTEGFAQRIEDLITGRPWHFEEEGWFEWCEENEKLLKKEFLRRIKKKEPLNPFFGSWYQLFGKQFLGYYLGYRFILNLEEKFSLGEIAKLEKGKIKEEILKFLED from the coding sequence ATGCTCATTGACACCTTTCCAACATTTCTTAAGCACTGGGATGGCACTGAAGAAAGCTGGTTGAGGTACATTCAAGAGTACCCAGAACTTTTTGAGAAGATTAAGCGGGACTATGAGCGCTATAAAATGGACTGGAGGGAATATCTAGAGCTCCTCACCAAGAGAAATACCGACGAACTTAAGCTTGCGTATGAGAATCTGCTGAAAGTTCTCCCACAGGTAGAGAGGAAAATTAAGATACTCTTTGACGTCAAAGACTACAACATTGTAATCTACGTTGGTCTTGAGAACGGTGCTGGATGGGTAACCGAGTTCATGGGGAAACCCTCAATTCTTTTTGGTCTTGAAGCTATTGCAGAGCTTAAATGGTATGACAAGCTTGAAGGGTTAATTGCTCATGAGTTTGGACACTTGGTTCACTGGCTTTTACGAGGGGAAGACATAGAAAAGCTTGAAGATGAGCAGATGATGTGGCTCTACACAGAAGGATTCGCCCAGAGGATTGAAGATTTAATTACTGGCAGACCTTGGCACTTTGAGGAAGAAGGATGGTTTGAATGGTGCGAAGAAAATGAAAAGCTTCTCAAGAAAGAGTTTTTAAGAAGGATAAAGAAGAAAGAGCCACTGAATCCATTCTTTGGCTCATGGTATCAGCTCTTTGGAAAGCAGTTTTTGGGCTACTATCTTGGCTACAGATTCATTTTAAATCTTGAGGAAAAGTTTTCACTTGGAGAAATAGCAAAACTTGAAAAGGGGAAAATTAAAGAAGAAATCCTAAAGTTTTTGGAAGATTAG
- a CDS encoding ATP/GTP-binding protein: MILTFVGTAGSGKTTITHTFGKYLEKEGYTVGYVNLDTGVKKLPYKPDIDVRKTITVEEIMKEGYGPNGAIVESYDRLMPHIERYITKILELEQGKDYVLIDTPGQIETFLFHEFGVRLMENLPAPLVVYLFSPEVLRKPHDYCFVRFFALMIDLRLGSTTVPALNKVDLVDNLDKHKQYLEDMEYLTSRLKLDSSTQGLLAYKLCTFLPDVSSPVRILYLSAKTGEGFNDLETIAYEHYCTCGDLT, encoded by the coding sequence ATGATTCTAACCTTTGTAGGAACTGCAGGAAGTGGCAAGACGACAATAACCCACACATTTGGAAAATACTTAGAAAAAGAAGGATACACAGTTGGTTATGTAAATTTGGATACAGGGGTTAAAAAACTGCCTTACAAACCAGACATAGACGTCAGGAAAACCATAACTGTCGAGGAGATAATGAAAGAAGGTTATGGGCCCAACGGAGCTATTGTGGAAAGCTACGATAGATTAATGCCACATATTGAAAGATACATCACTAAAATTCTGGAGCTTGAGCAGGGAAAAGATTACGTTCTCATCGATACTCCTGGCCAAATTGAGACATTCCTTTTCCATGAATTTGGGGTTAGACTTATGGAAAATCTTCCAGCGCCCCTTGTTGTATACCTATTTAGCCCCGAGGTTCTAAGAAAGCCCCACGATTATTGTTTTGTCCGTTTTTTTGCTCTTATGATTGATTTAAGGCTTGGCTCAACCACAGTTCCAGCTTTAAATAAAGTGGATTTAGTTGATAATTTGGACAAGCATAAGCAATATCTTGAGGACATGGAGTATCTAACATCCCGTCTAAAGCTTGATTCCTCAACACAGGGGTTGTTGGCGTACAAATTGTGTACATTTTTACCAGATGTCTCTTCACCTGTTCGAATCCTTTATCTATCGGCAAAAACAGGAGAGGGATTTAACGATTTGGAAACTATTGCATATGAACACTACTGCACCTGTGGGGATTTGACTTAG
- a CDS encoding helix-turn-helix domain-containing protein, translated as MRVFESLSEKPLSSKEIARLTSLSERTVRYALRILKQKGLVEEVFFLGDTRRRGYRRAGINQ; from the coding sequence ATACGAGTTTTTGAGAGCTTAAGTGAGAAACCGCTCTCTTCTAAGGAAATTGCTCGTCTGACGTCTCTTTCGGAAAGAACCGTTCGCTACGCATTGAGGATTTTAAAGCAGAAGGGACTTGTTGAGGAGGTTTTCTTTTTGGGAGACACAAGAAGGAGGGGGTACAGAAGGGCGGGGATCAACCAGTGA
- a CDS encoding cyclase family protein, translating to MIVDLTKTLSEELEVYPGDPEIKIKEWTSLEKDGYYMNLLCFGEHSGTHVDAPAHFIKGGKAVDGLPLEKFFGRAIVVDVSDGQGEVTIKEVPKTDLEGKIVLFYSGGRELSVELAEFLVNAGVKAVGTDGMSIGNEEVHRVLLSAEIPIFENLTNLEKLVGKNFTFIAFPLKIKNGSGSPVRAVVLL from the coding sequence ATGATTGTTGATCTAACAAAAACTTTGAGCGAAGAGCTTGAAGTTTATCCAGGTGATCCAGAGATCAAAATTAAAGAGTGGACAAGCCTTGAAAAGGACGGATACTACATGAATCTTCTCTGCTTTGGAGAGCACAGCGGAACTCATGTTGACGCTCCAGCACACTTCATAAAAGGTGGAAAAGCTGTAGATGGGCTTCCTTTGGAGAAGTTCTTTGGAAGAGCTATCGTCGTTGATGTCTCTGATGGTCAGGGTGAAGTAACTATTAAAGAAGTTCCCAAAACAGACTTAGAAGGAAAAATTGTGCTGTTTTATTCGGGAGGGAGAGAGCTAAGTGTAGAACTTGCTGAGTTTTTGGTCAATGCTGGGGTTAAGGCTGTTGGGACTGATGGAATGAGCATTGGCAACGAGGAAGTCCACAGAGTGCTCCTCTCTGCTGAGATTCCAATTTTTGAAAACTTGACAAACCTTGAAAAGCTGGTTGGGAAAAACTTTACTTTCATAGCATTCCCGCTTAAAATCAAAAACGGTTCCGGAAGTCCCGTTAGGGCTGTTGTTTTGCTTTAA
- a CDS encoding nucleotidyltransferase domain-containing protein, with amino-acid sequence MPREKVVRVWDEREIVYSPKRWRYLWEKREKALQIMERLAQFDPHVYGSVARGDVRKDSDIDIVIPYKVPSYLIELALEGIPIQARRIVMATPWHLIKGHIEIDEETTVTFFLTNPTDKELEFYKWGGMVDIWGVKTKQRVPGVNKKLILIIPTEKGHIEREVVGRESEVAKIIGVSVELVKERVHILTRRDAIGRTGIYLNEEVPDWMSFEEALKMIADRDPNIRRKVRESGGI; translated from the coding sequence ATGCCGAGAGAAAAAGTTGTTCGTGTGTGGGATGAGCGAGAGATAGTGTATTCTCCGAAAAGATGGCGCTATTTGTGGGAAAAGCGAGAAAAAGCATTACAGATCATGGAGCGCTTAGCTCAGTTTGACCCCCACGTTTATGGAAGCGTTGCAAGGGGAGATGTTAGAAAAGATAGCGATATAGATATTGTTATTCCTTACAAAGTGCCAAGCTATCTAATTGAGCTTGCTCTTGAAGGAATACCAATTCAAGCAAGAAGAATTGTTATGGCAACCCCATGGCATCTCATAAAGGGACATATTGAAATTGATGAAGAAACAACTGTAACATTCTTTTTGACGAATCCCACAGATAAAGAGCTTGAATTCTACAAATGGGGTGGAATGGTCGATATCTGGGGAGTAAAAACCAAGCAAAGGGTTCCGGGAGTTAATAAAAAGCTGATTCTGATTATTCCGACAGAAAAGGGACATATTGAGAGGGAAGTTGTTGGAAGGGAAAGTGAAGTTGCAAAGATTATCGGTGTAAGTGTTGAGCTTGTCAAAGAAAGAGTGCATATCCTGACAAGAAGAGACGCAATTGGAAGAACCGGAATTTACCTCAACGAAGAAGTTCCAGACTGGATGAGCTTTGAAGAAGCTTTGAAGATGATAGCTGATAGGGATCCCAACATTAGGAGGAAGGTCAGAGAGAGCGGAGGAATTTAA